The proteins below come from a single Natranaerofaba carboxydovora genomic window:
- a CDS encoding DMT family transporter, whose protein sequence is MMNQRQGIIVTSIAAAGFGSTTIFAQLAYNYGANVITLLTFRFGIAGILFLLALYLTRTPWNLKLNQLLNLIGLGVIGYAFFTTLYFYGVSLIPASLAGFLLSIYPIVVCVVAYLLGDEIMTPSKVFALLTSKGGLLFVLGPAFEDADPIGIVAVLLAAGMYSLYIVGSNRMLKSVHWLPGSAVITISSGVSYLTGGLITNQLSLSISREVIYSGIGLAVLSTFLAIGGFYLGLSVIGPAKASIVSTLEPVVTAFLAALIFNERLTIGQFIGGSFIILAIIILQRAREERHLKKDTPATKGPYN, encoded by the coding sequence ATGATGAATCAAAGACAGGGAATCATTGTAACTTCAATTGCAGCAGCAGGTTTTGGATCTACTACAATATTTGCCCAACTAGCTTATAATTATGGTGCTAATGTAATTACACTACTAACTTTTCGTTTTGGTATTGCCGGTATTTTGTTTCTTCTGGCATTATACTTAACAAGAACTCCCTGGAATCTTAAATTAAATCAACTATTAAATTTAATAGGTCTTGGCGTTATAGGTTATGCCTTTTTTACCACTTTGTACTTTTATGGTGTCTCATTAATTCCTGCTTCTCTAGCGGGTTTTTTACTTTCTATTTATCCTATCGTGGTTTGTGTGGTTGCATATTTGCTTGGTGATGAGATAATGACTCCATCAAAAGTTTTTGCACTTTTGACATCAAAGGGCGGCTTATTATTTGTGCTTGGGCCGGCTTTTGAAGATGCAGATCCTATTGGAATAGTTGCAGTATTATTAGCTGCCGGTATGTATTCCTTATATATAGTGGGAAGTAATAGAATGTTAAAAAGCGTACATTGGCTGCCTGGTTCTGCAGTTATTACGATTTCTTCGGGTGTTAGTTATTTGACCGGTGGTCTAATAACAAATCAATTAAGTTTATCAATCAGCAGAGAAGTTATCTATAGTGGCATTGGCCTTGCTGTTTTATCCACATTTTTAGCAATAGGTGGTTTTTATCTTGGATTAAGTGTAATAGGACCTGCGAAGGCATCGATTGTAAGTACGTTAGAACCTGTAGTAACAGCATTTTTAGCTGCACTGATATTTAATGAAAGGCTGACAATAGGACAGTTTATCGGAGGAAGTTTTATAATACTTGCAATAATAATTCTACAGAGAGCAAGAGAAGAAAGACATCTAAAAAAGGACACACCTGCAACAAAAGGGCCATATAATTAA
- a CDS encoding C-GCAxxG-C-C family protein has protein sequence MKHEISIEKIKQDAENMYRHGEFYCSEAIVCSIKENIELDLADDAIAMASGFPVGIGTSRCVCGAVSGGVMMLGYFFGRTKKSDPNVNRTLELANELQQSFKDNHKHLCCRILTKDMDLSTGEHMEQCISFTGEIAEKTTNIIVRELELINIDN, from the coding sequence ATGAAACATGAAATAAGTATCGAAAAGATAAAACAAGATGCTGAAAATATGTACAGGCATGGAGAATTTTATTGCTCGGAGGCAATAGTGTGCTCAATCAAAGAAAACATTGAACTTGATCTAGCTGATGATGCGATTGCAATGGCGTCCGGGTTTCCTGTAGGGATTGGAACATCTAGATGTGTATGTGGAGCTGTCTCTGGCGGGGTTATGATGCTTGGATATTTTTTTGGTAGAACAAAAAAAAGTGATCCTAATGTGAATAGAACCCTTGAGCTAGCAAATGAACTACAGCAAAGCTTCAAAGACAATCATAAACATCTTTGCTGTCGTATTCTCACTAAAGATATGGATCTTTCTACTGGGGAACATATGGAACAATGTATTTCCTTTACCGGGGAAATAGCAGAAAAAACCACAAATATAATTGTAAGAGAGCTAGAACTTATAAATATTGATAATTAA
- a CDS encoding DUF418 domain-containing protein, translating into MNNNKVLHTPISEKKRIKDIDIIRGFALFGVLLVNVFYFNTTFTATLVGQVPLLNPLELSPGLDQITATLVSFFAEGKFYTIFSFLFGLGFYIFISRAEDKGLESKPLFKRRMFSLFIFGLLNLILVWWGDILHVYALGGFILVLFKDKPVKVLRRWVLILLTFSIIASSLMFSASPMAFQAMDTSSYMVSPQMVEQSFEVFRNGNYLEIIGFRITNELPFLLFYFIFIIPKTLAMFLIGMIAGKMNIFENIKDNLALINKIWKVTGIVGGVSLIAMLLSGYPVLGLNGTGLSPVYAFFFEVGTVSISLFYITSLIKLLRKSMFAKVLYPLQSVGRMALTNYLVQCIVCSLVFYGHGLGYIGNMSVFTGVIFTIAFFVLQMVISSVWLKYYKFGPFEWIWRKYTYGKAKEIKSGLQV; encoded by the coding sequence ATGAATAATAATAAGGTACTACACACTCCAATAAGTGAAAAGAAAAGGATTAAAGACATTGATATTATTAGAGGTTTTGCTTTGTTCGGGGTACTTTTAGTTAATGTTTTTTATTTTAACACAACTTTTACCGCAACACTTGTAGGTCAGGTTCCCCTGCTTAATCCACTAGAATTAAGTCCTGGCTTGGACCAGATTACAGCAACATTAGTTAGCTTTTTTGCAGAAGGGAAATTTTATACTATCTTTTCTTTTCTGTTTGGGCTTGGGTTTTACATTTTTATAAGTAGAGCCGAGGACAAAGGATTAGAGTCAAAGCCATTATTCAAAAGAAGGATGTTTTCGTTATTTATCTTTGGTCTATTGAATTTGATCTTAGTATGGTGGGGCGATATACTTCATGTTTACGCACTTGGTGGTTTTATACTTGTTTTATTTAAAGATAAGCCTGTGAAGGTTTTAAGACGCTGGGTACTAATACTACTTACATTTTCTATAATAGCTTCTTCCTTAATGTTTTCTGCTTCCCCTATGGCTTTTCAAGCAATGGACACTAGTAGTTATATGGTTTCTCCCCAAATGGTGGAGCAATCTTTTGAAGTATTTAGAAATGGTAATTACCTGGAGATTATAGGCTTTAGAATTACAAATGAACTGCCATTTTTGCTGTTCTATTTTATCTTTATAATCCCAAAAACCCTTGCAATGTTTTTGATTGGTATGATAGCTGGGAAGATGAATATTTTTGAAAATATTAAAGATAATTTAGCTTTAATAAATAAAATCTGGAAAGTTACTGGAATAGTTGGGGGAGTCTCATTAATAGCTATGCTGTTATCAGGATATCCTGTTCTGGGTCTAAATGGGACGGGTCTATCTCCTGTTTATGCATTTTTCTTTGAAGTAGGCACTGTTTCTATATCACTATTTTATATAACTTCTTTGATTAAGCTTCTTAGAAAGAGTATGTTTGCCAAAGTCCTTTATCCTCTTCAATCAGTTGGTAGAATGGCACTTACAAATTATCTGGTTCAGTGCATAGTGTGCTCACTGGTGTTTTATGGGCACGGTTTAGGTTATATAGGTAATATGAGTGTCTTTACAGGTGTTATTTTTACTATAGCTTTCTTTGTTCTTCAAATGGTCATAAGTAGTGTTTGGCTTAAGTATTACAAATTTGGTCCTTTTGAATGGATCTGGAGAAAATACACTTATGGTAAGGCGAAGGAGATAAAAAGTGGTTTGCAGGTATAG
- a CDS encoding 3-isopropylmalate dehydratase large subunit: MSNNKPMHAIEKILAKHAGKETVSTGEIINCEVDVAEVNDLYLQTIRSFYEIGGKKVKHPDRIAFVMDHYAPAPTIQSADNQKAMREFVWDQDIKHLFEINEGVCHQVLIEAGLIQPGKIIVETDSHTTIMGAFGAVGTGVGATDMASIMLTGELWFRVPEIIKINIDGNLKDGVMAKDIILNILGELKQNIAVYKGVEFSGEAVKSLTLAERMVLCNMAVEMGAKTSYIEPDEKVFDYVKSKTEEPFTVFETDSGYEYNEEYNFSVDELTPQAAFPGSIDDVHPINNCEGEKVDQVLIGTCTGGRVEDFEIAAKIIGDKKIDPKCRLVAVPASKGVLLEITRKGILEKLTEAGAAIVTPGCGPCLGAHEGVLAPGEVCTSTSSRNFPGRMGSRDARIYSVSPATAATTALNGKITDPRNVI; this comes from the coding sequence ATGAGTAACAACAAACCTATGCACGCTATAGAAAAAATTCTTGCTAAACATGCTGGAAAAGAAACAGTAAGTACAGGTGAGATTATCAACTGTGAAGTTGATGTTGCAGAAGTAAATGATTTGTACTTACAGACAATAAGATCTTTTTACGAAATAGGTGGCAAAAAAGTTAAACACCCGGATAGAATTGCTTTTGTTATGGATCACTATGCTCCGGCTCCGACAATACAATCTGCAGACAACCAAAAAGCTATGAGAGAATTTGTTTGGGATCAGGATATAAAGCATTTATTTGAGATTAATGAGGGGGTTTGTCACCAGGTTTTGATTGAAGCAGGATTAATACAGCCTGGCAAAATTATAGTTGAGACAGATTCCCATACTACTATAATGGGTGCTTTTGGTGCAGTTGGTACGGGTGTTGGGGCAACTGATATGGCAAGCATAATGCTTACTGGAGAGTTATGGTTTAGAGTACCGGAGATTATAAAGATAAACATAGATGGGAATTTAAAAGACGGTGTTATGGCAAAGGATATAATTTTAAATATACTCGGTGAGCTAAAACAAAATATAGCAGTTTACAAAGGGGTCGAATTTTCTGGGGAGGCTGTCAAATCATTAACTCTTGCCGAAAGAATGGTCCTTTGCAATATGGCTGTTGAGATGGGAGCTAAGACAAGCTATATTGAGCCCGATGAGAAAGTTTTTGACTATGTTAAATCAAAGACGGAAGAGCCTTTTACAGTGTTTGAGACAGATAGCGGTTATGAATACAATGAAGAATACAACTTTAGCGTGGATGAGCTTACCCCACAAGCAGCATTTCCTGGCAGTATTGATGATGTTCACCCTATAAATAACTGCGAAGGGGAAAAGGTGGATCAAGTCCTTATCGGAACCTGCACAGGTGGGCGTGTAGAGGATTTTGAAATAGCAGCAAAAATTATAGGTGATAAGAAAATCGATCCTAAATGTAGATTAGTTGCTGTGCCTGCTTCTAAAGGAGTTTTGTTGGAGATCACGAGAAAAGGAATTTTGGAAAAACTTACCGAGGCAGGTGCTGCTATTGTTACACCTGGCTGTGGGCCGTGCCTTGGAGCCCATGAAGGAGTGTTAGCTCCTGGTGAAGTTTGTACATCAACAAGCAGTAGGAATTTCCCCGGTCGTATGGGAAGTAGAGATGCAAGGATTTATTCTGTTTCACCGGCAACAGCTGCAACAACTGCCCTTAACGGGAAGATAACAGACCCAAGAAATGTAATTTAA
- a CDS encoding 3-isopropylmalate dehydratase small subunit gives MEEVIRSKAYKFGDNIDTDQIYPGRYLELTDAEDVAAHAMEGVDPDFVSRFKPGGIIVAGENFGCGSSREHAAITLKHSGVSLIIAESAARIFYRNCINLGMPVMICKGISKETNEGDKLEVNITEGKVKNLTQNKELQGEPLSDYVLKILSKGGIKPLLKEQYGDD, from the coding sequence ATGGAAGAAGTTATCCGCAGCAAAGCATATAAGTTTGGTGATAACATAGATACTGACCAGATTTATCCAGGTCGTTATCTTGAGCTTACCGACGCAGAGGATGTGGCAGCTCATGCTATGGAAGGTGTAGACCCTGATTTTGTTTCCAGGTTTAAACCTGGTGGTATTATTGTAGCAGGAGAAAATTTTGGCTGTGGTTCAAGTAGAGAGCATGCTGCAATTACTTTAAAACATAGTGGCGTTAGCTTGATTATAGCAGAATCTGCGGCCAGAATTTTTTATAGAAACTGTATTAACCTTGGGATGCCTGTTATGATATGCAAAGGTATAAGTAAAGAAACAAATGAGGGCGATAAATTAGAAGTTAACATAACAGAAGGTAAAGTCAAAAATCTTACTCAAAATAAAGAACTGCAAGGTGAGCCTTTATCTGATTATGTTTTGAAAATTTTATCTAAAGGTGGTATAAAGCCACTTTTAAAAGAGCAGTACGGTGATGATTGA
- a CDS encoding alpha/beta hydrolase, protein MITDKLNIEVDGLNIVGWTYKKEEKAASNKKDPLLIICHGIPGQKKPIFNQDSEGDGGYPALAKQCVEAGFSVFHFNFRGTEESEGNFDLKGWVRDLRAVIDYLDNSYPGGTGENGVYLWGFSAGAAVSSYIASEDSRIKGLVLAACPADFEELFLESKLDDVIKEFRDRGILRDLEFPSDSKGWLQDIHDIKPIKYIAKVTPTPILIVHGDEDELISYQKAYDIYKKALEPKEIKIIPGAKHQLRKDERAVKTCIEWLSQMA, encoded by the coding sequence TTGATAACAGATAAGCTGAATATTGAAGTAGATGGATTGAATATAGTCGGCTGGACGTACAAAAAAGAAGAAAAAGCTGCTTCAAATAAAAAAGATCCTCTTTTAATCATCTGTCACGGCATTCCTGGACAAAAAAAGCCAATATTTAATCAGGATAGTGAGGGTGATGGAGGTTATCCTGCTTTAGCGAAGCAATGTGTAGAAGCTGGGTTTTCGGTTTTTCATTTTAACTTTCGAGGAACCGAGGAAAGTGAAGGAAATTTTGATCTAAAAGGTTGGGTAAGGGATTTGAGAGCAGTAATTGATTATCTTGACAATAGTTATCCCGGCGGAACTGGTGAAAACGGAGTTTATCTTTGGGGTTTTAGTGCAGGTGCGGCGGTCAGCTCATATATAGCCTCTGAAGATTCTAGAATAAAAGGGCTTGTCCTAGCTGCATGTCCTGCTGATTTTGAGGAACTTTTCTTAGAGTCTAAATTAGATGATGTAATAAAAGAGTTTAGAGATAGAGGGATATTAAGGGATTTAGAATTTCCTTCTGATTCAAAGGGATGGCTACAAGATATTCATGACATAAAGCCAATTAAGTACATTGCTAAAGTTACCCCAACCCCTATACTTATAGTTCATGGCGACGAGGACGAGTTAATCTCCTACCAAAAAGCGTATGATATTTACAAAAAAGCACTGGAACCTAAAGAAATCAAAATAATACCCGGTGCAAAACATCAGCTCAGAAAAGACGAAAGAGCAGTAAAAACTTGCATTGAATGGCTTAGTCAGATGGCTTAG
- the dapB gene encoding 4-hydroxy-tetrahydrodipicolinate reductase: MEEIKVAVSGANGRMGQEVCRTVLSEDNLKLIAAFDRHGEGEDIGKILGEEELNVFIEKLTEENLSSKNADVMVDFTTPMSAVDNIETALNCGVRPVVGTTGFTEEDVSHVKEIVDRQNLSAVIAPNFALGAVLMMKFAAEAAKYFSQAEIVETHHDKKIDAPSGTALKTAELIDKGRKEKPPEREDLMKLDGARGGVEKDVHIHSIRLTGPIAHQEVIFGSTGQTLTIKHDSFHRNSFMPGVVFAVNKVMETKGLVFGLENLLE, from the coding sequence ATGGAAGAAATCAAGGTTGCCGTAAGCGGAGCTAATGGCCGGATGGGGCAGGAAGTATGCCGCACTGTTCTTAGTGAAGATAATCTAAAGCTTATAGCCGCTTTTGACAGACATGGCGAAGGCGAAGATATAGGTAAAATTCTAGGCGAAGAAGAGCTTAATGTATTTATCGAAAAGCTTACAGAAGAAAATTTGTCATCTAAAAATGCTGATGTAATGGTAGATTTTACAACACCTATGAGTGCAGTAGATAACATAGAAACTGCCTTAAATTGTGGTGTACGCCCGGTAGTTGGTACTACCGGCTTTACTGAAGAGGATGTTTCTCATGTTAAGGAGATTGTAGACAGGCAAAATCTTAGTGCTGTTATTGCACCTAACTTTGCCCTTGGAGCTGTTTTGATGATGAAGTTTGCTGCAGAAGCAGCAAAATATTTCTCCCAGGCAGAAATCGTTGAAACTCATCATGACAAAAAGATTGATGCTCCTTCAGGCACTGCCTTGAAAACAGCAGAACTTATAGATAAAGGTCGTAAAGAAAAGCCCCCAGAAAGAGAAGACCTAATGAAGTTAGATGGGGCAAGAGGTGGCGTAGAAAAAGATGTCCACATCCATAGCATTCGTTTAACCGGTCCTATCGCTCATCAAGAAGTTATTTTTGGTAGCACAGGTCAAACTCTAACAATAAAACACGACTCTTTTCACCGAAATTCTTTTATGCCCGGTGTAGTATTTGCTGTTAACAAAGTAATGGAAACTAAGGGACTTGTCTTTGGTTTAGAAAATCTACTTGAGTAG
- a CDS encoding ABC transporter ATP-binding protein, with amino-acid sequence MLTINDLSIKYLFDDNEIKAVNKVTFSLEPGESVGIIGETGSGKSTLAHSLLDLISAPHEKQGEIIIDQKNIFDLPAKEINELRWSTAAIVFQNSLEVLNPVMKIGDQVIEPLRKKSSLSKAEEEKELLKLFDMVDLDIKWKDAYPHQLSGGMRQRMLLAMALSCKPKLLILDEPTSSLDAISREKLQNLLKNLQNELGFSMLVISHEIGTITKLTDKLMIMYQGEMVEKGVTDEILDYPAHPYSRGLINSSVEVFPYKDLWGIPGEPEIGVKVSKKEKCLFSSRCTQMIEKCKNERPTHQKISLNREVLCHQGGITDVLKAKELWKSFELGNSSVSAVAGVDISLKHGETAALLGPSGSGKSTLAHLLCGFIPHDEGKIEFLNKEVNGNWVVKEEGGIQLILQDPYSSISHRLTVYEAVTEPLYINKIGDPTERTDRCKKVLSSVQLPSDDEFLDRWCSSLSGGQRQRLAIARGLIMKPKVLIADEITSMLDVSTQANIMRLLKGLQNKEGFSLLYITHDLQLARKVAEKIYVLDEGKVIEEGSATKVFENTSCCKTKEFIEAGLLEIS; translated from the coding sequence ATGCTTACAATAAATGATCTTTCAATTAAATATTTATTTGATGATAACGAGATCAAAGCAGTTAATAAAGTTACATTTAGTTTAGAACCTGGTGAAAGTGTTGGTATTATCGGAGAAACAGGCAGCGGAAAAAGTACCCTTGCTCATAGTCTATTGGATCTTATTTCGGCACCCCACGAAAAGCAGGGCGAAATAATAATAGACCAAAAGAACATTTTTGACTTACCTGCTAAAGAAATAAACGAGCTACGCTGGAGTACTGCAGCAATAGTATTTCAAAACTCCCTTGAAGTTCTAAATCCGGTTATGAAAATAGGAGATCAAGTTATAGAGCCGCTTCGAAAGAAATCTAGCTTATCTAAAGCTGAAGAAGAAAAAGAACTGCTAAAACTCTTCGATATGGTAGACCTAGATATAAAGTGGAAAGATGCATATCCACATCAATTATCCGGTGGTATGAGGCAAAGGATGCTCTTAGCAATGGCTCTTTCATGCAAACCAAAACTATTAATATTAGATGAGCCTACAAGTTCTCTTGATGCAATTTCGAGAGAGAAACTTCAAAACCTTTTGAAAAACTTGCAAAATGAATTAGGTTTTTCAATGTTAGTTATATCTCATGAGATAGGTACTATTACAAAACTAACAGATAAACTTATGATTATGTATCAGGGAGAAATGGTGGAAAAAGGTGTTACAGATGAAATACTAGATTATCCAGCCCATCCATATTCTAGAGGTTTAATTAATTCCTCTGTTGAGGTTTTTCCCTATAAAGATCTATGGGGAATACCTGGAGAGCCAGAGATAGGTGTGAAAGTATCTAAAAAAGAAAAGTGTCTTTTTTCTTCTAGGTGTACTCAGATGATTGAAAAATGTAAGAACGAAAGACCAACACATCAAAAAATTTCATTAAACCGTGAGGTTTTATGTCATCAAGGTGGGATAACAGACGTTTTAAAGGCAAAAGAACTTTGGAAATCTTTTGAACTTGGAAATAGTAGTGTAAGTGCAGTAGCAGGAGTAGATATATCATTAAAGCATGGAGAAACAGCAGCTCTTCTAGGACCCTCTGGTTCTGGCAAATCTACCCTTGCACACCTTTTGTGTGGCTTTATCCCTCATGATGAGGGGAAGATTGAATTTTTAAATAAAGAAGTAAATGGCAACTGGGTGGTCAAAGAAGAAGGTGGAATACAATTAATTCTTCAGGACCCTTATAGTTCAATAAGTCATCGTTTAACCGTATATGAAGCAGTTACAGAACCTTTGTATATTAACAAAATAGGTGATCCAACTGAGAGAACAGACCGATGTAAAAAAGTTTTATCCTCTGTACAACTACCTAGTGATGATGAATTTTTAGACAGATGGTGTTCTTCGTTAAGCGGTGGCCAAAGACAGCGTCTTGCAATAGCTAGAGGGCTGATAATGAAGCCTAAAGTATTGATTGCAGATGAGATAACTTCTATGCTTGATGTTTCTACCCAGGCTAATATTATGAGACTGTTAAAGGGGCTTCAAAATAAGGAAGGGTTTAGCCTCTTGTATATAACCCATGACCTACAGCTTGCAAGAAAAGTTGCAGAAAAGATTTATGTCTTAGATGAGGGTAAGGTAATAGAAGAAGGTTCTGCGACAAAAGTATTTGAAAATACAAGCTGTTGTAAAACTAAAGAATTTATTGAAGCTGGACTTTTAGAAATTAGTTAG
- a CDS encoding ABC transporter substrate-binding protein, which produces MKKLTTFISIILIISIYVLVFAGCGGTETGEKKQPEEAAKGEADQEKSDDEVVVRLDTNDEGYPQPFTHHARGPGRSKMRLIFDSLLERGENGHIPWLAKDWEVSEDGTEYTFYIREGIEWQDGEELTAEDVAFSFEYYQDHPPVDISEPVVFDILEDIEVLDDYKVKMTTERAHAPYVLEAGEMRIIPKHIWEDIDDPQQFTDEEAVIGSGPYKLKEYNEEHSTYEFEANPDFWGPKQKVDVLQYRPVSDEVMALENNDIDQAEIPEDVLQRFEDDPTYEIAERPGVWAYRLRINFDNVSWLNEQKARQALAYAIDRENIINTVARGAGIPGNMGLLPPDHHMHNPDVPEYEHDPDKARELMEKADVIDNNEEVSVEIIVGDDQEEVRMAELLRQDLREIGIDLEINSMDSQARDSQSKEGNYELAIMGHGGWGDDPENYFSIRFDDAKEGTGIYGGIPGYENEDVDLIREKQREELDEEKREELIKQVQEIWAEDIPEIPLYYVTGHYVYNKDVYDNWTFVYNHHSIDQHKITYLDRDDEIFEEDK; this is translated from the coding sequence ATGAAAAAGCTTACAACTTTTATTTCAATTATATTAATTATTTCCATTTATGTGTTGGTCTTTGCCGGTTGTGGTGGAACAGAAACCGGTGAAAAAAAGCAACCAGAAGAAGCAGCTAAAGGTGAAGCTGATCAAGAGAAAAGTGATGATGAAGTAGTAGTACGTCTTGATACTAATGATGAAGGTTATCCTCAGCCATTTACCCATCATGCACGAGGACCCGGAAGAAGCAAGATGAGGCTAATCTTTGATTCTTTACTTGAAAGAGGGGAAAACGGGCATATCCCCTGGCTAGCAAAAGATTGGGAAGTGTCTGAAGATGGAACTGAGTACACATTTTATATAAGAGAAGGGATAGAATGGCAGGACGGAGAGGAGTTAACTGCAGAGGATGTGGCTTTTTCCTTTGAATATTACCAAGATCATCCACCTGTGGATATAAGTGAACCTGTTGTTTTCGATATTTTAGAAGATATTGAAGTACTAGATGATTACAAAGTAAAGATGACTACAGAGAGGGCACATGCTCCTTATGTATTAGAAGCTGGCGAGATGAGGATAATTCCTAAGCACATCTGGGAAGATATTGATGACCCTCAGCAGTTTACTGATGAAGAAGCTGTGATAGGAAGTGGTCCCTACAAGTTAAAAGAATACAATGAAGAACATAGTACTTATGAATTTGAAGCTAACCCTGACTTTTGGGGACCTAAACAAAAAGTGGATGTTCTTCAATATAGGCCTGTAAGTGATGAAGTAATGGCACTTGAAAATAATGATATCGACCAAGCTGAAATACCTGAAGATGTGTTACAGCGCTTTGAAGATGATCCTACTTATGAAATAGCTGAAAGACCTGGAGTATGGGCATACAGGCTCAGAATAAACTTTGATAATGTCTCCTGGTTAAACGAACAAAAAGCAAGACAAGCCCTTGCTTATGCTATAGACCGAGAAAATATAATAAACACAGTTGCAAGGGGAGCTGGTATCCCGGGGAATATGGGGTTATTGCCTCCTGATCATCATATGCATAATCCTGACGTGCCAGAATATGAGCATGACCCAGATAAGGCCAGAGAGCTTATGGAAAAAGCAGATGTCATAGATAATAATGAGGAAGTTTCCGTTGAAATTATTGTAGGAGATGATCAAGAAGAAGTAAGGATGGCTGAGCTTTTGAGACAAGACTTGAGAGAAATTGGAATTGATCTAGAGATAAATTCCATGGATTCTCAAGCACGAGACTCCCAATCAAAAGAAGGAAATTATGAGTTAGCTATTATGGGCCATGGTGGCTGGGGGGATGACCCAGAGAATTATTTTAGTATAAGGTTTGATGATGCCAAGGAAGGTACAGGGATATATGGTGGAATTCCTGGCTACGAAAATGAAGATGTAGACTTAATAAGAGAAAAACAACGTGAAGAGCTTGATGAAGAAAAACGAGAAGAACTTATCAAACAAGTTCAGGAAATTTGGGCAGAAGATATCCCTGAGATACCTCTCTACTATGTTACAGGTCATTATGTGTACAACAAGGATGTATACGATAATTGGACTTTTGTTTATAACCATCATTCTATTGATCAACACAAGATAACTTACTTAGATAGAGACGATGAAATATTTGAAGAAGATAAGTGA
- a CDS encoding ABC transporter permease, with protein sequence MTSTRSKRIKTILGYLITFLLLITINFSLPRLMPGDPFIHAGGEAGEVITFYSEDQIEYLREYYGLDEPVHRQYFSYLGDTLTGNLGFSYYYNQDVSQIILKRLPWTMLLVIFSTALSIILGIILGSYSAEKRGGWQDRAVYLVMIVFSEIPAFLIGIFLLVILGASLGLFPLSGGVTHFTVHESIWSQIIDILYHSALPIMTLTLSRVGGMYLLVRNSMTTVLSKDYIKTAKAKGLKKFRIKYVHGLRNAILPLITRVCLQMGGIIGGAVLAENVFSYPGLGTIMTEAVFVRDYPLLQGIFLVMALTVMGANVLADVLYQRLDPRTKAPVINPKKTSVCETTAEKEFN encoded by the coding sequence ATGACATCAACTAGAAGTAAAAGGATTAAAACCATACTAGGTTATTTGATTACTTTTTTACTCCTTATCACCATAAATTTTTCATTACCCAGGCTTATGCCTGGGGATCCTTTTATACATGCCGGTGGAGAAGCGGGAGAGGTTATAACCTTTTACTCGGAGGATCAGATAGAATATTTAAGGGAGTATTATGGTTTGGATGAACCTGTACACAGGCAGTATTTTTCTTATCTAGGCGATACTTTAACTGGTAATTTAGGCTTTAGCTATTATTATAATCAAGATGTAAGTCAAATTATTTTAAAAAGACTGCCCTGGACAATGCTTTTGGTAATTTTTTCTACTGCTTTAAGCATAATTTTAGGAATTATTCTTGGAAGTTACTCAGCAGAAAAAAGAGGCGGATGGCAAGATAGAGCCGTTTATTTGGTGATGATAGTATTTTCAGAAATTCCTGCCTTTTTAATAGGAATATTTTTACTTGTTATTTTAGGAGCCTCTCTTGGATTATTCCCTCTTTCAGGAGGGGTGACTCATTTTACTGTGCATGAATCTATCTGGAGTCAGATAATAGATATATTGTACCATTCTGCCCTTCCCATTATGACTTTGACATTAAGTCGTGTAGGAGGTATGTATCTTCTAGTTCGAAATAGCATGACAACTGTACTATCAAAGGATTACATAAAAACAGCAAAAGCAAAAGGGCTTAAAAAATTTAGGATAAAATATGTTCACGGTCTAAGAAATGCTATCCTTCCCCTTATCACAAGGGTTTGTCTTCAGATGGGTGGTATAATCGGAGGAGCGGTGCTTGCAGAGAATGTTTTCTCATATCCTGGACTTGGTACTATAATGACAGAAGCAGTTTTTGTCAGGGATTATCCTTTGCTGCAGGGAATTTTTTTGGTGATGGCACTGACTGTAATGGGGGCTAATGTTCTTGCAGATGTGCTTTATCAAAGACTTGATCCAAGGACCAAAGCTCCTGTGATTAATCCTAAGAAGACATCTGTATGTGAAACTACAGCAGAAAAAGAATTCAACTAA